Below is a genomic region from Macrobrachium rosenbergii isolate ZJJX-2024 chromosome 24, ASM4041242v1, whole genome shotgun sequence.
ccaccacagtgttaccatgtgctaattaaatctaattgacaATTTCTTCCattgtgaataagtaatttcatgtgagagaaagtcagtATATccgaatgctaacctggaattcttttccaaaatCCGGTTATCTGGTTCTTTGagttttctgcccctgcccttgtgaaccaaatagccttagacgttcaGCTGCCATCTTGCTATGTGTAAGAGTCTTCTGACTACCAGCGGTCCAGGGGCACGTTCACGTTGTGCTAAAATCTCCATTAACTATCAGCCAGTCTCAATAGCCATGGTTTTCATTTGCGTGTCCAAACTCCTTCAGGGCTGTAGcacttttcagatttatttatttgctatgtatagtcttacttttattgcacattgcatgtgccttctTTGCtactcagtcagccatttcatattaattttctgattgctcaacttgtaaaaAAATTCGATTTAAAGTtacttgactggtttgaaaggcgtcaTTCCCATTTCCTGTTAAGTAGATGTAATATCAAagtaagtcatcttagtaattacatttattgcttacgttttgagctctaggtgttggcccctaagacaaatcacattcaaaatccaatttaactcttTCAACCGAAgccagaatgtaacaatatatatatatatatatatatatatatatatatatatatatatatatatatatataaaatatatatatatatatatatatatatatatatatatatatatattatataatatatatatatatatatatatatatatatatatatatatatatatatatatatattttatatatacatacacacacacacatatatatatatatatatatatatatatatatatatatatatatatatatatatatatatatatatatatatatatatatatctgtatatatatatatatatatatatatatatatatatatatatatatatatatatatatatatatatatatatatatatatatatatgagtgtgtgtgtatgtgtgtgtgtgtgtgtgtgtgtatgtgtgtgtgtgtgtgttttacagaatGTGGATATTTAAGTGGAGAACagtaaatttcaatattattttttttttgcaattattacagCCTAACCCAATGCAGGAAAGAGGCTAAAAATTGCAGCCCGAGAGCGAGTGAGTGttcaattatttttccatctAATCTGATTTTTTTGCCTAAACTATCACGCATTGTAAAACTGTGCATTCTTAACAGtgctaataaatattttattaatgcatGCTGGTTAACCTACAAGATAACTTATCTCTGAGCATGGTGCCCAGGCTTCCACGTGGGATTATTTTCACCTGTCAGGTCTGCCATTTGGTGACTGACGCACATCGCTAAGAATATGGGATATCCATTGTTAGAAAGTCTATGTATGAGTTTGAATTGGATTTCCTAAGAGCTAACAGCACTGACAAAGACAAGATTTCACAAGAAGATACTGTGAAATGTTGCTGCGATCTCGAAATATGATGCGCTTGACTTCGATAGAGGAACGGCCGTGCTCGAGCAGAACCCTCGCAAATTCATCGGGTATGCGAAAATAGCTaagtttttccttctttaaaagcatAAACAAGGAAATTATAAAACATTTCCGTATGTTAAGGGCGAAATAGCCAAGGTAATGGTATTTTTCCGACTAAAATGGCGAAATAACCAAGGAAATTGCAATATTATTCCGGGCTAGGAAGCAATATTCGCAACTAAatggtgtttttttgttttcactttcgAAGGTTTACTGACGGGTTATTGGTTGTTTTTAATtcacatacataattttttatgttaaggCGGGTGTGACGGGCAATATAATGATCCATCCAtcaaggaggaaaggaaaagactgaGGTTCTCGGAAAGGAAGAGTAACGTTCTGCCGAAAGAATAAATACGGTCACTCACTTTGATAACGGTATTTATAGAAATCGGTAGAGTCCCAAAGCCTAAATAGCAGAATCAGAGGAACAGCTAACGAGCAGGGTACCCCAAAGGTAAGATCGGAATACTTACGAGACTTAGACGCAGATGTTCCTCTCCTTAAGAGGAACATTACAAAACTTGTGACATTTCTCAGCAAAAATAAACGTTTTAGCGATTATTTTCAGTTCACAGATTATTTTACAGTCTTGCAATTAACGATTTCTACGTCATCCTaaattattttgcttcttttaaatGAAGACCATTTTTATCACATGAAGGATACCAAATCCTACCCATGGAAATCACAGACTTTCAGAACACGCGCAACAATTTTATGCAAAAAGAGTTCGCCGCACCATGTTATTTTGCGTGGAAATCTCATTCCTGGTTTTCGAAGTGTTGAGATCGTTACATTTGAACTTCTTTTCGGGTggaaacattttcacttttacaCGTGAAGTGGGATGTTTCCCAGTAGGTTAGAGTTTGTTCTTGCTTtttgaggaaaatgaagagagaggtCCCTTTCAAATACACCAATGTTACAGATTCGAGCAAGGTAATAGAATCTAATCATCGAAGGCCTGAGATGAGGGGGGGGGGACATGATGCACTTATATAGATAATCCCTtagcaagagaaaaaattaataagacgGCAAAGATATATACAACATGTAAAAAGGGAAAGGTTATAAGGAACAAGAAAGTCATTAGGAATTATAGAATTCAAATGATTAACAATGCatagaaagaaagagtaaaaataataaagtaatcgGGAGAACTTTCCTCCAGTTAAAATGTGCTGCCATTTTTCCACAGACACAGGTGATGTTGTGTTTTACTGAGtgaatttacgagagagagagagagagagagagaggaggggagagagagagagagagagagagagattgattgattaattgagagttatctggcgtcacaactaccagggtcacagCATCATTGCTCATGAAGAACATTCAAGCTGTAAGAAAcccaaaatgtaaaattaagtCTGTTCCTCCATATAAAAACACGTACGGTtgccatataataaaatatagctCAGTGCCATGAAACTGGTATCTCTTACATTGACAGTTactaagcatttatatatatcattgtatttaCATATGAGCACTGGTTTTAGTAATCTTTTCTATTCTCTTATCAATAATGAAGgagatattttttgtcatttagcaCAGTCGACCTAGATTCATTTCAGACAACTACTGCATTGAACCACATACTCCAAGAaccaagttttattttctgtaacacCCAAGTTGTATTCCATGAGACAGGTGCAACAGGGCAAGAAAGGGATGTAATTTCAATTAGAAAGAGCAAATCTTACTGTGATAAGGGATACATGAATGTTAGTCAAGTGCCAAAAACTTGCCCATAACTATCTTGAAAAAGAAATCGGTCATATTATACATTTGCGTAATAACTACAATACAATGCGTAATAACTACAATACAAtctaaggaaatgaaaagaatcaCTGACTATCAATAAAGATGAGTGTCACTCTAATCACTCTAATGCTGACAAGAATCCCATCAATGGCCTTTCCAGGTACCGATAGAAACGTTTATTTTCTCTGACCCACTTCACCCCTGGCAGCGTCCCAGACGTTTCTGCCACTGGGGCCCTCTTCTGGAGTCACCCTCACTATGCTGCTGGGTCTTGCACATCTTAGTATTTAACCTCTTCCACATACTAGCGAGTGtgagcatgtatatgtatgtgtggaaaTACTGATTTATCATAACTGATAGCCCGGAGTGTATTTTATGTCTGTTGAGACGCAtcgtatatatgaataatttatgtGCATGTTTCATGTAGAATCTGTGCGTCTcactacaaatatttttatatgcaattaCACACACGCATTCCTGTTTATTCATATACTCATACATGTATTCGTCCTTTTTTGTCTACCAATGTTCATGATTTGTTTTGAAATCTTGTACGAAATCCCAGCTATCAACAATTTCAATATTCAGATAACATGAGATGCAATTATTGCCCTCCCTAATAGGTATGCAAGAAATATACCATGATCATAATTTTTTCCGATGGGAAGCTTTTAATTTCAAAAACGAGTGCCAGATTTCTCTTCATTGTGCTGGTTCTCTCAGTCTAAGCTAAATTTCATTATCACCTCTTGATAATATATACCCCCGAATTTTACTTTGTACAGTAAGCAGCAGAACTCGTGCGACTTTATTTATGTACTGGACAGTTGTTCTCAAGTTACCACTTAGtattaaatcttacattttactttgtaaacgtGTATGTATGAGGAAAACTTGGTCACCTGTCATGCAGAATCTTATCATTGAAATATACtggatcatgaaaaaaaaaatatttcatgctatAATATTTCAGAGCACAAACTAAATACTTTACTGTAGCATGAATACCTCGGCTCACCGTGACTCCTGCGAGTCGTGGAACCATTAGTCTGGATACAGTGAAACTGTGAAAGAGGACGTCGCGATgtagtgaaaaagaaaagttaagcagagcatagtctaatgataaaaaattgatgcatttgggatatgaattcaaagttattacttcttttcgcttttgtagttttgtgtataaaGCAAATGCTAGGCAGGATCATGATTCCGAtatttgcaataaattattacaagccaTAGCTTAGGCTATAGCCAAGACTACATATGTCTAGTCTCCCGAGGGGTTtcttcagtttgaagaaaaaaaataatgaataaatgaatagataagcaAGGTGGAGAGTAATCTTCGCTAATAGAAATACAATTAAgtctacctttttattattttacttttactttaggaATGGAAGACTATAATCAGGTCGGACTTATCAGCCACACTTATTGTGTGCAGATTCTGTagaatgacaacaacaacgtactataaataataataataataataataataataataataataataataataataataataataataataatatggctctTTAGTCTAGGCCTATGCTATTAGCTTTATAATATACTACGTATTTCAGGAAATTTGAGTCATTGGTTTTTGCTAATTCGGTTGATTGGTATGGTACGTTGAAAcagtttctcacaccctcccctacattttgatgaaaaaaatccCATGTCCAAACAGATTTTAAAGgtactttactcttgaatttcaggacatagccaaacctagctagtcaagatttacgaattcattccGATAAGCACTCTTGGGGTACTTATCCCTCCCAACACCCACCTTCTTCATTCTTTagtctgtcttttcattcatccagcaccccccctccccacctctctctctctctctctctgtcttcgcaATATTTGTTGTGTAGTGaaatgttttcaggcacatattagcACTGCAATTTTTCAACTCAGCAATGTAGGATAAAGTGAGCTAACGACCTACGTGGTTAAACAGAATTCAGGGGTTTacgaaatctttgtagttgatgaatgaaaCGTCGGGTTAAACGATGGGTTTATCACTTGTGTAGCCAGTAACTTCCGAGAAGGTCGTATCGTCGCTGTTCAGAGTTTTGGCTTACATgttgaaatggttataaaattttctgtgattttaacccattaatttttattataaatgtagaacactgaatttagaataaacatgaaatacctTTTCaccacaaaattatgcaaacaaaataaaaacaattacattcatgaagaaagtaacacacgctacggggtgtaatgacgtcaaggaagagtagggagaagAATGATGGAGTTGAAGAGGAAAGTTGTGGTGAGTGAGGAATTTGCTAGAAGTAGATACCCAGGACTAGTTCAGTAGTAGCCAAGCTCGTATGtccgaaagcgttaatcagtttgctggaaaaccagctgaatttggaaattaaatttattaccaaaaattagggggtGGGGTGAAACACACTGTCTCAAAGTAACACACCCATCCATAAGTTGATTTGAAGGATGTTGGCAAAAAATGACTCAAACTTCGTGAAATACATAGATAGCAACAATATACAGTTGAGTCAAATCTTTGCAACTTATAAAGGGTGTCTATAAGACCATACAGTGgaggatttgtgaaattcctctgtcattattttcttcataggcctataggcttaataagaatgatataatcAAGAAGCTCGAAGTACACTTGGCCTACAGGTTAGGAGAGGGGGGGCAAATTGAGCCATTTAATCAGTTGACGTATGGTTAGGACACGCCCATAACTACATCTCCGATACGTTCGTTATGttaaatacattactgtatacagtatagcaTTGATAATTTAAAACCATGCTTAGTGAACTGTATCTTTTTTTGAgcgaagttgcaaaatgtttcgtcGTTGCAACTTAGCAtcattagaaatgtgaagaaggCAAGAGTAGCCACTTAGTGACTTTCgaacaaaaatcactgaaatcggGTCACACGACTTTTGCTGCTTGCTGTACCACTTCAAAAAGTATGTTGCTCccttctcagtgtttttccattcttCGTAACAGACGCGTGAGGAGTTCCTGCAGGTCAGATCAAAGAAGTGAAGAACATGGAGAAAGTGCAGGTTTCTATATTTAGTGTATTTGGACCATAAACATAAAATGTGATATGCAGAGTTAAATGCATGCTGCGGTTTCGTCCTATTCTTTTGTACCAATATAGACTCGATATCATCTCAAACGATTTTGATATCTTTGTCTTTCCTTTATGTAAGTCTCAATAGATGGTATTATAATTTCTAGCATCTTAAATTTCTGGCCAATTccttttaaaatgatcaaataagACTTTCCTATTCATTCTTGGTATCCTTTCTTGACCTGAAAATTAGACAGTATTAGAATCTGAAGTAGTGAAAATGGTATTAGATGAAAAGAATGGGTATGCTTTTCATTTCCTCACTTATTTTCTAAAACTGGTGTACGAACAGCGAAAGCAAGCAGCGGGGTTTTACTAAAGATTTGATCTCTAATCAAAATCAAGGCAAAAAGTAATGTGAAAAACATTCCCTCTGTACAGCCAAATAGAAATAATGCTTAcgacgaaggaaagagaagaggaaatggaaaggaaaaacaaatggacAGCCTGACTGATCTCTGAATCCAAAGCGTACGAAAAATATTTGGCCGTATCGGATAAGGTTACGGGCCATTGCACactccattaaaaataaaattgctctgCAAGCGAGTTGCCATAAATCCAGCGGGGCTGCGGTTGCCTAGATTTTCCACGTTGTTATTATGCTTCTTTGGAAAGGAGGAGGCACAGAAGGGATGTTGATGGTGCAAACTCAGACATTGAAAAGAGGGAAACTGATGCGAAGTCGACGTATTCGCAGGGGCAGACGTGGCCGATGGGGCTTCCCTAGGAGCTACGTCGGACTGGGGGCGATGACGTCAGCGAAATGTTGTCGTCGTCGATTTGCACAGGAGGTCACAGCGTTCTGGTCGAAGGCCTGTTGTCAAATTCTTCCGGTTTCCGCGGAGTCAAACGCCTCCATGTTATTTTACTCGGAAATTTGATGTCGCGTTATTTGAATAACACTGTGACTCCGCACTGCGtgaagagtaaataaaatgtGGTTATGTTTTTACTTGTGCGCGTGCGCGAGTTAGACGGGTATCTCAAAAATGGGTGAACGGATCTTGCGAACTAAGAGCGAAAGCATTTACTACGTAACTCTCGTTAGATGTTACCTTCTGGCCATCTTATAAAAGATAAACACTTCAATCCAGAACAACAGATCCATTTTCTCTGTAACATTCGTCTAGCCTTTGTATTTTTCATCCTGGATTTGTACTTATATTCAAACCGTTAGGCTCAAAATAATTTTGTCTACTTTCTATCCACAACCCTCGACTCTGTCCAAAATGGCCTCTTAGAATCAGTTCTTAACAGGATTTGTTGAAATGCCTTACGTGGCCTTTATCTtgagttttgttttcatgttcGTTACCCATCAGCTTTAAACCCAATTTGGAAAAATGTAAACTATATCTAACCGTCATTCCATCTTGATATTCTGTTCCTTATTTAGCCTCTTCCTTTATACCTTTATAcagaaaacaatttataaaaaaacgaGTCTTGAATCGTAAGAGAATGAATATTCACTaaagataatatattattttataagagGTTAAAATAGGCAGCTGTACCGGCGATCTATTCACctaaaaatgaatttctgactttTTTTAAGGACATTAATTACCAAATGGGCCTCGCCTCGAAATGAAAGCCAATTGTACTGAATAAGCATACACAGCCTTTGTCTCACAGCTGTATACCATCGTTTCACATTGCCTCAGTAAATATTTTATGCCCGGTACAATCTGAGCAAGCAACTTCTAAAaaccattttctatatatatgaaagaaaaatatgattataaaatttGGTATCGATGTTAgaatgcacatgtatatatgatataacaaTATCATTATTCGTCTCTTCTTATTCATTGATTAAAATACGTGGCATAGAGATGTATACATTTGTGAGTTCTTAAATAATTTGAAAGTAGAATATTAAATCGAtgttttttaacaattatttatagCAAAAAGAATGTAATAGGACATCTTTCAAatacctgtatataaatatattccaagCATTGCGCACGAGAATGTTGGTCTAAAATTATGgcaaataataatactgatatttcttttattatttttaatgcataACTCACCATAATCAAATGTAGAATAGTTTTAAACCAAAGAGGCTAATATCCTTACTTTAACACCACTGACAATACATAATAAGtaattttaactaaaagaaattttcatcttATTAGGTTGTTCATGACGTTTCAGTGGTTTGGGTCCCTGGAGAACCACCTGCCATACAGATTCAACGTGGAGAGGTCATTCACTTCCTCGTGAAGATGTATGATTGCGTGGTAATGGTCTGGAGATTCATTGAGTGTATAGTTCCatttttcagcactgaaaagcTGCAAGGCGTCAGTAAAAACGGAGGGATAAATATAACGGTCACCGAATGTTCCAGAGAGtgaatatgctctgaatgctgaGTCAGGAACATATGCATCCTCAAAATGGCCACAACTATCAATGGTTTCATTGAGGCAAAGTACTGCCCCGCAGACCTGCACGTACTGGAGATAGAGGCCCTCGCCATGTTCCACTATCCCGCTGTAGGCGATGAGCATGTAAACAATATCTTCAGGTTCTTCAGCAGGGTATTCGTAAATCAGATTGCAGCACAAGTCGTCCTCATGGCAAAGCACCTGGATAGCATAGACACCTGGGGAGGTTCTCTCTAGGATGACGTTATTGTAACGGCTGAGGTCCTCATGCAAATATTTAAGTTTCATGTTCtggtttatattttgcttatgtATCTTTTTACCATTTACCATTAACTCCATTGCATTTGTTTGTCTCTCTTCCACCTGTGTTGGGTCCAACAAAGGCAAATCGTCAAAAGCTTTATAATTGATAACTTCAGAGTCACTTGGTTGATGCGTTTTTGCAGATGGCAGCGCCGACTTCGTTTTCACTTTTCCCACTATGAGCTTGGTGCCTGAAGAAGCATCGTAGGTATAATAGTCAGGTTCAGAGTACACACCTCTGAAGATCCCTGCCCCCAAAAGCCCATCTGGAGGAGCATATATGTTGGCAACAACGAGATTTACATTGTTTCCTTGACTGAAACCCTTCCAGACCTGGGGACCTTAGAGGAAGAAAGTTGACAATATAATTTTGTGCATAAGTCGTTGCAATGTAAACAATAACTGTTTTTCAAACTATTGTATTGATTGCATTTTGTCACACAGAACGACAGAGATATGTTTGTGGGCTAATAATGTCCTGGTACAGAAGCATTacgtattcaatatatatatatatatatatatattgtatatatatatatatatatatatatatatatatatatatatatatatatatatatatatatatatatatatatatatatatatatatatatatatatatatatatatatatatatatatatatatatatatatatatatatatatatatatatatatatatatatatatatatatatatatatatatatatatatatatatatgactttttatcacatcaccgtgattcatatacaatcagtaaaaaagaaaaacgtcctaatattcaattcacgttctacttcgaaataatatattttcatatatgttagccgaaggggggaatttttagttgataataagaaccgcgaaggacaagaactcaacTTGGACGCTTAAACCACACGACCAGCTTGgcttaaagcgtccactgtagtcctgagttctgtccttcGCTGTTCgaacggacgacgaacttattatcacctaaaattccccttcgaaatatatgaaaatatattgttcaggtagagcgaattgatattaaaggacgtttgcttattgatattatatatatatatatattatatatatatatatatatatatatatatatatatatatatatatatatatatatatatatatatgttgacatatatatatatatatatatatgttgacaaccatatgaaaggtgaaaattaaagaccaggtaccgagcgctttcgtgtattgcgagcacttcttcggggtacaaagtaaaataaataaatagaggcataagcaagaaaacttcacaaaacaaagatcaaagtcATTAACAAGCAAAACACTAATACTGCatgtaatcactagtttgaagaaaaaaaattgtcactaccaaacaataagtcagaatactttaaaaatgcttaagaactagaactgcagttagaacaggctgttgctaaaaggtgacgttgtacttccctacaattttatgaacaaggtaactacctaatttaaaaagacctgatctaatattcataagttgattgttgaaatgcttaataaaggcagattcaattatatttcttttaccaaTGTGGTTATAAAAaatgatctcagatgaattttcccagtctatacaatggttaaaatcattcatatgtacaaataaaacactTGTCAACTGACCTGTTCGAACTgcataacgatgctgttttacacggtaatctagttctttaccagtttgacctaggTATTTATTACTGCACTCAGCAAAAAGAATCGTGTAAATACAACCactaatttgttttggggagttacgaacaatgatattctgaagtgtccctgagttcttgtcaacaacatttatctttaaagttttcagtaattttttaataaaacagatTTACGCTATATGGCAGTGTGAAAATATTCACCCTCAgaaaaggctccctattgttactgaaataagaaatgtttctagctttctgcaaagatttgtcgattaaaaactttgggtattttaacataattcctacgtcataaattttacaaaattctgagtctaagaattccggattgcatatccttaatgcccttaaaaacatgcaacagaaaactgagagttttacatcaACAtaatgatctgaataataatggcTAAaggaacagacgttggtaggtttcctgtaaacatcaaacacaaagcttctatcccttctatgaaccaaaacatctaaaaacggtaatgaacaattattttcctcttcaacggtgaatttaatagaaggtaccaaatgatttaacTTGTccaaaaaaactgttcaaattttcgaACGTGGtccaaacacagaatatgtcatcaacctatcgaaaccaaagaacccctTAGGCAAAACAAcgggcaatatttttacttcaaaaaactccatatatacagtaggttGCTAAGCACTGGGGAAAGGGGATACCCCATAGCCATTCCAAACTTTTGATGGTAATaattaccttgttcataaaactgtagggaagtacaatgtcgCCTTTAGCAACAGTCTGttctaactgcagtttcagttcttaagcattTTTACTTATGGTTTGAGagtgacaatttgttttcttcaaaatagTGATTACTGCAGTAATGGggttttgcttgttaatggctttgatctttgttttgtgaagttttcttgtttatgccttttttcatttattttattttgtaccctgaagaagtgtacgcaatacacgagagcgcttggtacctggtctttaattttcaccttccatgtggttgtctacgtatgcATTTGTCATTTTGTTAACTTATCGTGATATCTGTTTGTTGACTTATCgctatatatatctgcatatatatatatatatatatatatatatatatatatatatatatatatatatatatatatatatatatatattgtatatatatacatatatatatatatatatatatatatatatatatatatatatatatatatatatatatatatatataatatatatatatatatatatacatatatgataattACCTGTAAGAGATGGAAGTTCATCAAACCAAGCTGTACTCAGAAGGGCATCTCGTACTCTAGGCTGTAGATATTGCTAATAGCTGGAGTTTCGTAGAGTATATCAAAACAAATCTGAAGGGATAATTATGTCTAACCCTGAACTTGCATGAGTTAATGCGCACGCTTACATCTATGGAGcttaatatattttagaagaCAGCCTCAGTATTTCGTATGGATAATTCTATGtattcattaaattaaattatatatatgtatatgtataaatatatatactgtaaatatatgcataagtatatatatatatatatatatatatatatatatatatatatatatatatatatatatatatatatatatatatatatataatatttgtgcaaAAGAGAGTGTATTTGTCACgaatactaaatatttcaaaatgtatttcacAGTATTTACTTAGTAAAAACCAAGATGAATTCTTCCCAGTTCTCACCAACAACGTAAATGTTACACCAAACGAGGTCTCGAAGATAGCAGTTGAGTCGGGATCTGTTCCTGGGGTGAACACGGGCTCCACAAATAGGTGTTTCTTTCGGTACCTGAGACGTACATGAACACTGTAGCCTACATTGATGCGCTTGGTTATTTTCAAgacaattctctttctctctctctctctctctcacacacacacacacacacacacacacacaatccagcATAGTCTGATCTTGAAAGATACGGtcattaacaaatcaa
It encodes:
- the LOC136851798 gene encoding pantetheinase-like — encoded protein: MTNAYVDNHMEGPQVWKGFSQGNNVNLVVANIYAPPDGLLGAGIFRGVYSEPDYYTYDASSGTKLIVGKVKTKSALPSAKTHQPSDSEVINYKAFDDLPLLDPTQVEERQTNAMELMVNGKKIHKQNINQNMKLKYLHEDLSRYNNVILERTSPGVYAIQVLCHEDDLCCNLIYEYPAEEPEDIVYMLIAYSGIVEHGEGLYLQYVQVCGAVLCLNETIDSCGHFEDAYVPDSAFRAYSLSGTFGDRYIYPSVFTDALQLFSAEKWNYTLNESPDHYHAIIHLHEEVNDLSTLNLYGRWFSRDPNH